CccgattcttcttcttcttcctcattttcgCCCCCAACCGATCCAAAACCTTAACTTTCGCCCCTACCGATCAAAAACCCTCATTTTTCTCCAAAACCGAGTTAAGAAGCACCTGGATCGGAGATTTTTAATGCATGCAAGGCTCGTTGCTATCCAAGCAACGATTTTTTCACCAAAATCCGAGGGAAGAAGCACCTGGATCGGACATTTAAGGCTCTGAGGTAtgtaaaaatcaaatttttactTGATTTTGTTTGTTTAAAATTTGCACTAACTGAATCCCTCTCCTCTCCCTTCCAGATCATCTCCCTGTCAACCAAACTGGACGTGCAAGCCAACCTCTGaagatggatttttttttcatgtaaatATCAATATTCAGTGTAAAAGAACGATTTTTTACtgtaaagtttgatttttttatgtaaagtttggatttttattAATACTGCTATAAGATGTATGCTAAATGCTAACCTCTTTAATGCTCATTTTCTCCTGCTTGTTGATGCAAGTTTGCCTCTACtgtaaagtttgatttttttatgtaaagTTTGGATTTTTTATGTAAAGTGAATGATGGGAGTAGAGTAGAGTCATGGAAGGTGGTAGGGCTGATTGAACAGGTGAACACGGGGAAGGAGGAAAGTGATGCATGAATAGTGCAATGAATAGTGCTCTTAGCTGGAATCAGGACTTTGAAAATAGCCTTTAGATTAGCAGTTGAAATCAACGGCCAGGATTTAATTTCCCTTATGAATAGTGCTTTTGAAACTGCCCATTAAGTAGATGTAGATATCAGTTCTTATATGTATTGCTATAAGATGTATGCTAACCTCTTTGATGATCCTTTCCTTCTCCTTCTGCTTGTATCCTTTTGTTGATGCAATTTTGCCTCTACTTCTCCTTCTACTTTCTCATCACCTTCTCTTCTGCTTTATACTCTAGTTGATGCTTGCTTCTTCCTCTACTTACTTTCTCCTCTGACCTGAGAAAGTGAATGATGGGAGTGGAGTTGTTGGAAGCGTATGGAAGGGAGAAGTTCCTGGCAGTGGCAGTGTAGTTGGTGGTGGCGTGTGAACAGTGTGTGTAAGAGAGACACTGCAGGTGATGTGTGGTTAGGTGAGGAGGAGAATCAGCTGTTGGATTAGAAGTTGAAATCAATGGTTCATATTGAAAGTGAGGCAAAAAAAAGTCTCACAAGTGAGTGGCCAAGATTAGAGTGAAAATGGAGAGAGATTGGAATAGACGGCTCAGATTCATAGTTCTCTTATGAATAGTAaattcttgtctttcttttaagTTGTAGTAGATTGAGGGACCTAAAATATTTAAGCCTTCGTATATACAAATAGTTGGACAGTTATTAAACACGTCGGTGATTAGACAACAAGTTTAAGGTAAATGTTGTATTCTCtatgcactttaaagtgcgcAAGTAGCTCTTATGAAAGTAGGCTGTTATAGCTTTTAAAAAAGTGATTATAAGCCTAAAACGGATAAAAGATGAAGGAGTTATGACCATTACAAATTAAGCGAAGAACTTTAATTAAAATCTAAAAGACATAACTCGTAACGGGCATAACTCCAAGCCaagaaaaaatgaatataatgaagatgatgatgagatAAAAGTGAAAGCGAGGCTAGGAAATAAatgctttttattttccttcaaCAATCCAAGCCCTTGGACCGAGTGCTGCCACGTGAAATTGAGCTTCCCTCTTTGATGTTCCTCGCGGTATCCGTGGGGCAATAAAATATTCAACACTCATGCAGTATTTAATTCCAAGCCCCCTTTATAAAACAAGTGGTCCCTGTTTATATTAGGGACAAGCTCATTGTTGTGTCTTACAAGTTACAATGGCTGTTCCTGTTGCTCTTAGCTTCTTCCTTCTCTTATCTCTCACCCTCTTTTCTCCAACCCATGGACGAGTTTTCTCACAAAATTCCCACATCAAATTaccatcagaatcagaatcTCCTCTAAGAAACAAACTAACCCACCTCCACTTCTACTACCACGACATCAGAAACAGCAACAACCCCACAATTGTCCAAATCATTGACACCCCTAAGAACGTTCCAAATGGGTTTGGTTCCACTTTTGTGATGGATGATGCCATGACAGAAGGGCCAGAACTGAGTTCCAAGCAGATTGGAAGAGCTCAGGGTTTGTTTGGTTTGGCTTCTTTGCAGGATCTTGGGATGTTCATGTTGACAAATTTTGCTTTCACAGAGGGTAGTGAGTATGCAGGGAGCACGCTCAGCATGGTTGGGAGGAATCCCATATCGGAGCAGAATAGAGAAATGGCTATTGTTGGTGGTACTGGAGTGTTTAGGTTTGCTAGTGGCTATGCCATTGCAAATAGTCTTAATTCTGTTTCTACCCCTGAGCATTTTATTGTGGAGTATAATGTCACTGTTTCTCATGCCTGAAATGCCCTTTGTTAAGATATTTACTAGAGAAGAGATGCTTACTAGTGGTAGTGTACTTGTCAATAAATGGCTGAAGCTTGCCCTGTGTTTTTGTCAATTTTAATGAAGTTTGCATATATACTAATGCTATATCTCATACTTAGTGCTCTGCATCCAGATTCATTGCAAATTTGCAATCATCTTTTCATGCACTTACTTAATATAAGTCATTAGATTTATATAGGATGGTTAATATTTAATCTCACTtaatatgatataaataaaCCATCGGATCTTAATCAAACGACTGTATTTGTGACTGCAGTGCAGTCAACGGCCGTATAAGTGAAACAAAATCTAAGAAGAAAATTGACGAATGCACATTTATTTCGCCCACACCCACATCAATCGCAGGTGTGGAGTGTTGTGACCACCCGAAAACTTGGGATAGCAAGAATGTGATAGCAGGATGGTCTTGAAACGATGGCTGTCAAAGGTTtgggaagagaaagaagataaaatctCATTCGCGcttgagaaagaaagaagaggaagCCTTGTTGTGGAGGCTGAGGCGTGTGACTATGTTTTTCATTTAGGGTTGTTTTCTTGcgggtggtttttttttttgaaactatagAAACACCCCTAAACTACCTACTTTGGGCTTTAAGTTAAAGGCATTTTCGTAAAGTTGGGTGGTCTTTCCTGTCCGATTGCGATTCCACACGAATATCCAAAAAACCAGCTGTGATGGCGAATTGAGATGTGGTGTGCCATGCCATCTCAGGAGGTAGGGGCAACATGATGCACGATTCTGATAACTAAGGTTACATGATAATAAAATGAGTTTGGAACATTTACACGCTTAAGCAAATAACTAAATAGTAAATGAACCCTAGTGTCCCTTTTTAATGTGCACTAATAAATTATTCTTGCCTATAATTGAGACATATTCATCTTCTATACCTTCCAGGCTGATACAGAAAAGAGTGACTTATCATTCCAG
This portion of the Lotus japonicus ecotype B-129 chromosome 3, LjGifu_v1.2 genome encodes:
- the LOC130745680 gene encoding dirigent protein 21-like, whose product is MAVPVALSFFLLLSLTLFSPTHGRVFSQNSHIKLPSESESPLRNKLTHLHFYYHDIRNSNNPTIVQIIDTPKNVPNGFGSTFVMDDAMTEGPELSSKQIGRAQGLFGLASLQDLGMFMLTNFAFTEGSEYAGSTLSMVGRNPISEQNREMAIVGGTGVFRFASGYAIANSLNSVSTPEHFIVEYNVTVSHA